A window of the Lolium perenne isolate Kyuss_39 chromosome 7, Kyuss_2.0, whole genome shotgun sequence genome harbors these coding sequences:
- the LOC127314366 gene encoding glycosyltransferase family 92 protein Os08g0121900, protein MAMSAKERKLSRLGSGKGANGSFGARGGHRPPPPAGTRRRLFAAFFAFLCAGAVVFGGVHAIGASFRPVLMTAWPSATLNALSSERRVQQAGGDGAGTVLPSVQIRHAVALPDHVLLILRDRSLLPASGQFECLYNVTNSTQLRHPPLLVAAMPDGPSLVHCPAGPSGVAVSLSLTQSPPVTPLRWDQLVYTALLDSRDNSTILFAKGMNLRPGRLGVPSRYECVFGRDLSKPKFVVTSPVISAAQETFRCVTPARVRRYLRMTADGSSNRNSDGKPMLVSIRTKGRGSSTLPSVAEPEPLPRPNRHRRTRHRQQKAHSMCVCTMLRNQARFLREWIIYHSHVGVQRWFIYDNNSDDDIDQVLNTMDPSAYNVTRHLWPWMKSQEAGFAHCALRARESCEWVGFIDIDEFLHFPGNQTLQDVLQNYSSKPRIGELRTACHSFGPSGRTKIPKKGVTTGYTCRLAAPERHKSIVRPDALNPSLINVVHHFHLKEGMKYANVGQGVMLINHYKYQVWEVFKDKFSGRVATYVADWQDEENVGSRDRAPGLGTKPVEPEDWPSRFCEVYDTGLKDFVHREFTDPQTGNLPW, encoded by the exons ATGGCGATGTCGGCCAAGGAGCGGAAGCTGAGCAGGCTCGGCAGTGGCAAGGGGGCCAACGGGAGCTTCGGCGCGAGGGGTGGCCACCGGCCTCCgccgccggcggggacgcggcggCGGCTGTTCGCGGCGTTCTTCGCGTTCCTCTGCGCCGGCGCGGTCGTCTTCGGCGGCGTGCACGCCATTGGAG CGTCGTTCCGGCCGGTGCTGATGACGGCATGGCCGTCGGCGACACTGAACGCCCTGTCCTCGGAGCGCCGGGTGCAGCAGGCTGGTGGCGATGGCGCTGGCACCGTTCTGCCTTCGGTCCAAATCCGGCACGCCGTCGCGCTGCCGGACCATGTTCTCCTGATCCTCAGAGATAGGTCTCTGCTGCCAGCTTCCGGGCAGTTCGAGTGCCTGTACAATGTTACCAACTCGACGCAGCTGCGCCACCCCCCTCTCTTGGTCGCCGCCATGCCGGATGGACCCAGCCTTGTGCATTGCCCTGCCGGACCGTCTGGGGTGGCCGTGTCCCTGTCGCTGACCCAGTCGCCTCCGGTGACACCGCTCCGGTGGGACCAGCTCGTGTACACGGCCCTACTCGACAGCCGGGATAACTCCACCATTCTGTTTGCCAAAGGGATGAACCTCCGGCCAGGGCGTCTCGGTGTGCCATCACGGTATGAGTGTGTCTTCGGCCGGGACTTGTCGAAGCCCAAGTTTGTTGTCACCTCCCCTGTGATTTCTGCTGCGCAAGAGACATTCCGGTGTGTGACACCGGCCCGCGTTCGCCGGTACCTCAGGATGACAGCTGATGGGAGCAGCAACAGAAACAGTGATGGCAAGCCTATGCTGGTCTCCATCAGGACTAAGGGCCGGGGGAGCTCTACACTCCCCTCGGTCGCAGAACCGGAGCCGCTTCCTAGGCCCAACAGGCATCGGCGTACCAGGCATCGGCAGCAGAAGGCGCACTCAATGTGTGTATGCACCATGCTGCGCAACCAGGCACGCTTCCTCCGGGAATGGATCATCTACCACTCCCACGTCGGCGTGCAACGGTGGTTCATCTATGACAACAACAGCGATGATGACATTGATCAAGTCCTCAATACCATGGATCCATCTGCGTACAATGTGACACGCCACTTGTGGCCTTGGATGAAATCTCAGGAGGCTGGATTTGCGCATTGTGCGCTCAGGGCCCGTGAGAGCTGCGAGTGGGTGGGGTTCATCGATATCGACGAGTTCCTGCACTTCCCTGGCAACCAAACTCTACAAGATGTCCTCCAGAATTACTCAAGCAAGCCACGCATTGGTGAGCTCAGGACTGCATGCCACAGCTTCGGTCCATCAGGTCGGACCAAGATACCCAAGAAAGGAGTCACAACTGGCTACACCTGTCGGTTGGCTGCCCCGGAGCGCCACAAGTCAATCGTCAGGCCAGATGCATTAAACCCATCGCTGATCAATGTGGTGCACCACTTCCATCTGAAGGAAGGGATGAAGTATGCAAATGTTGGTCAGGGAGTGATGctgatcaaccactacaaataccaAGTCTGGGAGGTgttcaaggataagttctctgggCGTGTCGCGACCTATGTTGCTGATTGGCAGGACGAGGAGAATGTTGGATCCAGGGACAGGGCGCCAGGCCTAGGGACCAAACCGGTGGAACCAGAGGATTGGCCGAGCCGGTTCTGTGAAGTATATGACACCGGTTTGAAAGATTTTGTGCATAGAGAGTTCACAGATCCACAGACTGGAAATCTTCCATGGTAG